A genomic stretch from Petrimonas mucosa includes:
- a CDS encoding TolC family protein gives MKNIKSMIFLFSLCVAYHGHAQEKQLLTFHEYLNNVKNSNISYLAEKYNVDIADANIKAAKIFPDPELSVGYANNQNWDLQMGYGVDAELSWRLELGGKRKARVRLAQSEKELTGALLEDYFRNLRADATLAYLAALKQKRVYELQKSSYKQMLGLAHADSLRLRAGSIMEVDARQSKLEAATMLNDLYASEGELKDMLVQLQLLQGNKTMELPDSIAGDLFFVKREYNLHELITTAQNNRADLQAALISKEVSQNNVRLAKANRSIDLGLSIGGGYSSVVRNEIAPAPAFKGVTAGISIPLKFSNTNKAELRAAQLAATQSEMQYQAIELQIAAEVTQAYNRYNVASRRVEQFDTALLNEAETIYKKKVYSYDQGETTILDLLNAQRTYNDVQVNYIETLYDCVAALVELERACGIWNMDVKQ, from the coding sequence ATGAAAAATATAAAATCGATGATATTCCTCTTTTCCTTGTGCGTGGCCTATCATGGTCATGCACAAGAGAAACAGCTATTGACGTTCCATGAATATTTGAACAACGTCAAAAACTCCAACATCAGTTATCTGGCAGAAAAGTACAACGTGGATATTGCCGATGCCAATATTAAAGCTGCCAAGATCTTTCCCGATCCCGAATTGTCGGTGGGTTATGCAAACAATCAGAACTGGGACCTGCAAATGGGTTACGGTGTGGATGCCGAGTTGAGCTGGAGACTCGAACTGGGCGGAAAACGTAAAGCCCGGGTGCGACTGGCACAAAGCGAAAAGGAACTGACTGGGGCATTGCTGGAAGACTATTTTCGTAATCTGCGTGCCGATGCTACCCTTGCATATTTGGCAGCATTGAAGCAAAAGAGAGTGTACGAACTGCAAAAATCATCCTATAAACAGATGCTTGGCCTGGCACATGCCGACAGTTTACGTCTCCGTGCGGGTTCCATTATGGAGGTGGATGCACGGCAATCGAAATTGGAGGCCGCTACCATGCTGAACGATCTTTATGCAAGTGAAGGGGAGTTAAAGGATATGCTGGTACAATTGCAATTGTTGCAGGGAAACAAAACGATGGAATTGCCGGATTCAATTGCAGGAGATTTGTTCTTCGTAAAACGTGAATACAATTTACACGAGCTGATAACCACGGCGCAAAACAACCGTGCCGACCTACAGGCGGCGTTGATATCGAAGGAGGTGTCGCAAAATAATGTGCGACTGGCAAAAGCCAACCGGTCAATAGATCTTGGCCTTAGTATCGGCGGAGGCTATTCGTCGGTAGTGCGCAACGAGATAGCTCCTGCACCCGCATTCAAAGGGGTAACGGCAGGAATCAGCATCCCTTTGAAATTTTCCAACACCAATAAAGCAGAACTGCGGGCAGCCCAGCTTGCGGCTACACAAAGCGAGATGCAATATCAGGCTATTGAACTTCAAATTGCTGCGGAAGTGACGCAAGCCTACAATAGATATAACGTCGCCAGCCGTCGGGTGGAGCAGTTCGATACCGCATTGTTGAATGAGGCTGAAACCATCTACAAAAAGAAGGTGTACAGCTACGATCAGGGAGAAACAACTATCCTGGACCTTCTTAATGCGCAACGCACCTACAACGATGTACAGGTAAACTACATTGAAACGTTGTATGATTGTGTCGCTGCGTTGGTAGAACTGGAACGCGCCTGCGGGATTTGGAACATGGATGTAAAACAATGA
- a CDS encoding site-specific integrase, whose amino-acid sequence MAVNFYLDKRPNKNGDHPIRVSISINGNRYVTSTGFSVNAEKWHNGKVKNGTTNAKGETSKTINARLKEIDSFFSREETLLKLGDVQEIDIKTLFAENFAKKKKEKIEISFFGYFDEFTAEMGKKNNWTKAVYEKFNALKNHLIAFKSNIKFSDLNEKGLNNFVDYLHTVVVAGKKTKERDTRVFGMKNTTIKKQLGFLKWFLRWATAKGYNKETTYQTFKPKLTTPDKKVVFLDWDELMAVYNFNIPESKKYLERVRDVFCFCSFTSLRYSDVANLKRSDVFASYISITTIKTADSLTIELNDYSKAILKKYEKDVFPNNSALPVISNQRMNEYLKELGELCGLDEPVTITYYKGNQRYDEVYPKYALIGTHTARRTFISNALMLGIPPQTVMKWTGHSDYKAMKPYIDIADRAKAESMKMFNKK is encoded by the coding sequence ATGGCAGTAAATTTCTATCTTGACAAAAGACCAAACAAAAACGGTGATCACCCGATTCGTGTTAGCATATCAATTAACGGTAATCGTTATGTTACTTCAACAGGTTTTAGTGTAAATGCGGAGAAATGGCATAATGGCAAAGTAAAGAATGGAACCACCAATGCCAAAGGAGAAACTTCCAAGACAATAAACGCTCGACTAAAAGAGATTGACAGCTTTTTCTCCAGAGAAGAAACACTACTTAAATTAGGAGATGTTCAGGAAATCGATATAAAGACATTATTCGCAGAGAACTTCGCCAAAAAGAAAAAGGAGAAGATAGAAATCTCGTTCTTTGGGTACTTCGATGAGTTTACTGCTGAGATGGGGAAAAAGAATAATTGGACCAAGGCAGTATATGAAAAATTTAATGCCCTTAAAAATCATTTAATCGCATTCAAATCCAACATAAAGTTTAGTGATTTAAACGAAAAAGGACTTAACAACTTCGTGGACTATTTACACACAGTTGTCGTGGCAGGGAAAAAGACCAAAGAGAGAGACACCAGAGTCTTTGGTATGAAGAACACAACTATAAAAAAGCAGTTAGGATTCTTAAAATGGTTTCTGAGATGGGCTACGGCGAAAGGATATAACAAAGAAACTACTTACCAGACATTTAAACCCAAGCTAACAACACCCGATAAGAAAGTGGTATTCCTTGACTGGGATGAATTGATGGCAGTATATAACTTTAATATACCAGAAAGTAAAAAGTATTTAGAGCGAGTACGTGATGTATTTTGTTTCTGTTCCTTTACTTCATTAAGATATTCAGATGTAGCCAATTTAAAGCGCAGTGATGTTTTTGCCAGCTATATAAGTATAACAACTATTAAGACAGCAGACAGCCTTACAATTGAATTAAACGACTACTCCAAAGCAATACTAAAGAAGTATGAGAAAGATGTATTTCCAAATAACAGTGCGTTACCCGTTATCAGTAACCAGCGAATGAATGAGTATCTAAAAGAGTTGGGTGAGCTGTGCGGATTAGATGAACCCGTAACGATCACCTACTACAAGGGCAACCAACGTTATGACGAAGTTTACCCTAAGTATGCACTAATAGGTACTCATACAGCACGTAGAACTTTTATAAGCAACGCGCTTATGTTGGGAATTCCTCCACAGACGGTAATGAAATGGACCGGACATAGTGATTATAAAGCTATGAAGCCTTATATAGATATAGCAGACAGAGCTAAAGCAGAATCAATGAAAATGTTTAATAAAAAATGA
- a CDS encoding DUF6291 domain-containing protein, giving the protein MSDNKKSFILYTDLKSVVEKLITKDREDGTNNTGELFYHILKYVNDEDPKPSNFIIEMAFEPIKLQLKRDLIKYEEIKEKNRQNALSRWGKARKKDSKDMQSYATAKDRIISNANDADNGIDNDIDNDIKDKINKKEIEFKESIKPFIQKYGKDICNNFYLYWSEPNKSKTKLRYEMEKTWDVSRRLANWVNRDKAFNTRINGTGAEPNYQKL; this is encoded by the coding sequence ATGTCAGACAATAAAAAATCATTCATACTCTATACAGATTTAAAGTCAGTAGTTGAAAAACTGATAACTAAGGATAGAGAAGATGGTACAAATAATACAGGTGAACTATTCTATCATATACTGAAATATGTAAATGATGAAGATCCGAAACCCTCTAATTTCATAATTGAAATGGCTTTCGAACCTATAAAATTACAGCTAAAAAGAGATTTGATAAAGTATGAAGAAATAAAGGAAAAAAATAGACAAAATGCTCTAAGCCGTTGGGGTAAAGCAAGAAAGAAAGACAGTAAAGATATGCAATCGTATGCGACCGCAAAAGACCGTATAATTAGCAATGCGAATGATGCAGATAATGGTATTGATAATGACATTGATAATGATATTAAAGATAAAATAAACAAAAAAGAAATCGAGTTTAAAGAATCGATTAAACCATTCATTCAGAAATATGGGAAAGACATTTGTAACAATTTCTACTTGTATTGGTCCGAGCCGAATAAGAGTAAAACCAAATTACGTTATGAGATGGAAAAGACCTGGGATGTCAGCAGAAGACTAGCCAATTGGGTAAATAGAGATAAAGCATTTAACACAAGAATTAATGGAACAGGTGCAGAACCTAACTATCAAAAATTATAA
- a CDS encoding DUF3853 family protein: MMQVNKDTPIAMLTVGQLKEFLQGENIVPTKEVIEPKKYAYGLQGIRKLFNVSHVTAQRYKDTIIADACFQQGRKIVVDVDKAMELFQKQSKKGGTI, encoded by the coding sequence ATGATGCAAGTAAACAAAGACACGCCTATCGCAATGCTGACAGTCGGACAGTTGAAAGAATTTTTACAAGGTGAAAATATAGTACCGACTAAAGAAGTGATCGAACCCAAAAAATACGCATATGGGCTCCAAGGTATTAGAAAATTATTCAATGTGTCTCATGTAACTGCCCAAAGGTATAAAGACACGATCATTGCCGATGCTTGTTTTCAGCAGGGAAGAAAAATAGTAGTGGATGTTGATAAAGCAATGGAACTGTTTCAGAAGCAGAGTAAGAAAGGAGGTACTATATGA
- a CDS encoding restriction endonuclease FokI C-terminal domain-containing protein: MISNDKSEKIKEIWNNFQGANQMVLDTKGNELPNIDELRQEAIKDLSKIITQFKNRTLSLGEFKTSIDSYNKKNNLWGFTAIKGQFFFNQLTKNLDDEGIRRIDLLLKDTISEPKVLKDALTKIDKLEKHCLNIYSKANDKRLVANPKSVAYFLSYFWQIVDNTKWPIYYTATLQSFEQIGLWEEKSSQRENYKQFYELNEEIKELLSKQTKSTISNWDVEHAFWHFRGNPNKKVGDEKVTKKIIEKPDTIDAVNNVIVSASFDLTDYIIPRVSKLVELGKATDKSSTQKGYEYEKLVAEVFGQLDFEVESLGQGTGRNPDAILKFREENTAFIVDAKAYNGGFSLGTSDRAIREYINYHCPKLLRNGYKKIGFIIVSNDFRDNFDDFVNSITWDTDIKRFILLTSEALLYLLAFKTKNRLSLGTVIESLISFGNPITANKIIDKFDDV, from the coding sequence ATGATTTCAAACGATAAATCAGAAAAGATAAAGGAGATCTGGAATAATTTTCAGGGTGCAAACCAAATGGTTCTCGATACCAAAGGTAATGAACTACCCAACATCGATGAACTTCGTCAAGAAGCAATAAAGGACCTTTCCAAGATCATTACTCAATTCAAAAATCGAACATTGTCTCTCGGAGAATTCAAAACAAGTATTGATAGTTACAACAAGAAAAATAATTTATGGGGTTTCACAGCAATTAAAGGTCAGTTTTTCTTCAATCAGTTAACTAAAAATCTGGATGATGAGGGAATAAGGAGAATCGATTTACTACTTAAAGATACGATATCAGAACCAAAAGTTTTAAAAGATGCTTTAACCAAAATTGATAAGCTAGAAAAGCATTGTCTGAATATTTACTCCAAAGCGAATGACAAGAGGTTGGTAGCAAATCCAAAATCGGTTGCTTATTTTCTTTCTTACTTCTGGCAAATTGTCGATAATACAAAATGGCCCATTTATTATACAGCAACCCTACAATCTTTTGAACAAATTGGATTGTGGGAAGAAAAATCATCACAACGTGAAAATTATAAGCAATTCTATGAACTGAACGAAGAGATTAAAGAATTACTCAGTAAACAAACGAAATCAACTATATCGAATTGGGATGTTGAGCATGCTTTTTGGCATTTCAGAGGCAATCCGAACAAAAAAGTGGGAGACGAAAAGGTTACAAAAAAAATTATTGAGAAACCTGATACTATTGATGCAGTGAATAATGTTATAGTATCTGCAAGCTTTGATCTCACAGACTACATCATACCCAGGGTATCAAAACTTGTTGAACTGGGAAAAGCAACTGATAAATCCTCAACTCAGAAAGGATATGAATATGAAAAATTAGTGGCAGAAGTATTTGGGCAATTAGATTTTGAAGTGGAGTCATTGGGTCAGGGTACCGGTAGAAATCCTGACGCCATTCTAAAATTCAGAGAAGAAAACACTGCTTTTATCGTTGATGCAAAAGCATACAATGGAGGGTTTTCACTTGGGACAAGTGATAGAGCTATCAGGGAATATATTAATTACCATTGTCCAAAGCTACTTAGAAATGGATACAAGAAAATCGGATTTATAATAGTAAGCAATGATTTCAGGGACAACTTTGATGATTTCGTAAATAGCATTACCTGGGATACCGACATCAAACGATTCATTTTGTTAACTTCAGAGGCATTGTTGTACTTGCTCGCATTTAAAACAAAAAACCGGTTGAGCCTGGGAACAGTAATAGAAAGCCTCATCAGTTTCGGAAATCCAATTACAGCAAATAAAATCATTGACAAGTTTGATGATGTTTGA
- a CDS encoding replicative DNA helicase, with translation MQLPHDIEAEKATIGALLLEKTAIYEVMDFLKPDMFYNHQLNEIYKVILEVESQSGVDLITVFEGLKKRNSKIDITLLADLSDYVTSAIHVKIHAMIVFQDYIRRTFVLKCAKSLNDSNDMSLDVDDLISDHIFQVENLSDITDVGATTSIDKLAVEAYKAYQEREKRAKEGNPIGIHTGLKRLDSILHGFQKGCVYVLAARPGMGKTAFLLNSARLSAAKGNSVLIFSLEMPKAALINRMAVAHSGVNSELFKEGRLAQDEYISLAESLEQLSLLPISVNDTASISVQQIRAQAKKMKRKGKCDIIMIDYLQLIDMSRLKGKSTNDEVSACSRAIKIMAKDLDVPVILLSQLNRGVEGRNDKRPMLSDLRDSGAIEQDADAVIFIHREAYYKPDLDKNKCTVIVAKNREGRTGELDIWVDNCITNFKDEVPNAHYASPEFEETLYSDNNKEETPF, from the coding sequence ATGCAGTTACCGCATGACATAGAAGCTGAAAAAGCAACCATAGGAGCGTTACTATTGGAGAAGACAGCTATATACGAAGTTATGGACTTTCTTAAGCCTGACATGTTCTATAATCATCAGCTGAATGAAATCTACAAAGTAATTCTTGAGGTTGAGTCTCAGTCAGGTGTTGATCTTATAACAGTTTTCGAGGGCTTAAAGAAACGAAACAGTAAGATTGATATAACACTACTGGCAGACCTTTCAGATTATGTAACCTCCGCAATTCACGTTAAAATTCACGCTATGATAGTCTTTCAGGACTATATACGAAGAACTTTTGTACTGAAATGTGCAAAATCTTTGAATGATAGCAATGATATGAGTTTAGATGTGGACGACCTGATAAGTGATCATATCTTTCAAGTAGAGAATTTATCGGATATAACAGATGTTGGAGCAACCACCTCAATCGACAAATTAGCAGTCGAGGCTTATAAAGCATATCAGGAAAGGGAGAAAAGAGCCAAAGAAGGCAATCCGATAGGAATACATACGGGACTAAAAAGACTGGATAGTATTTTACATGGTTTTCAAAAAGGATGCGTTTATGTATTAGCAGCGCGTCCCGGAATGGGCAAGACAGCGTTTCTGCTCAACTCTGCAAGACTTTCAGCCGCCAAAGGCAACAGTGTACTCATTTTCTCTTTAGAGATGCCTAAAGCAGCTTTAATCAACCGTATGGCAGTCGCTCACTCCGGGGTTAATTCAGAATTATTCAAAGAAGGTAGGTTGGCACAGGACGAATACATAAGCCTCGCAGAATCATTGGAGCAATTATCCCTACTCCCGATTTCGGTAAATGATACTGCTTCTATTTCAGTTCAACAAATAAGAGCACAAGCTAAAAAGATGAAACGCAAAGGTAAATGTGATATTATCATGATTGACTATTTACAACTGATCGATATGAGCAGGCTAAAAGGAAAATCAACGAATGATGAAGTATCGGCATGTTCACGTGCAATTAAAATTATGGCAAAGGACTTGGATGTTCCGGTAATACTCCTGTCACAGCTTAACAGGGGCGTAGAGGGGCGTAATGACAAGAGACCTATGCTATCTGACCTAAGAGATTCCGGGGCAATAGAACAGGATGCGGACGCCGTTATATTCATCCATAGGGAAGCATACTACAAACCTGATCTTGACAAAAATAAATGCACTGTTATAGTTGCAAAAAATCGAGAGGGTAGAACTGGAGAACTTGACATTTGGGTAGATAACTGTATTACCAATTTCAAAGATGAGGTACCAAACGCACATTATGCAAGTCCCGAATTTGAAGAGACTTTATACAGTGATAACAACAAAGAAGAGACACCGTTTTAA
- a CDS encoding PGN_0703 family putative restriction endonuclease — protein sequence MIAIETKYTDSLGTNAASGKVQQYQLEVMRELNIFTPEFINSINEGEIVISQIFRNFILAEKYGKVHDLKGVYSVVMAPADHPTTQKEIKSLQA from the coding sequence TTGATTGCGATAGAGACGAAATATACCGACAGCCTGGGAACGAATGCTGCATCAGGTAAAGTACAACAATATCAATTGGAAGTAATGCGTGAGCTAAACATATTTACACCAGAGTTCATTAATAGCATCAATGAAGGTGAGATAGTAATCAGTCAGATCTTCCGCAATTTCATACTTGCGGAAAAATATGGAAAGGTTCACGACTTGAAAGGAGTCTATTCTGTTGTGATGGCACCCGCAGATCATCCCACCACCCAAAAAGAGATTAAATCACTTCAGGCATGA
- a CDS encoding IS110 family RNA-guided transposase codes for MNRGQSNKLDFKGQNIYVGIDAHLKSWSVAVLSQHSVLKKFRQDPSPESLHKFLTTHYPGADYHSVYEAGFCGFWIHENLTGLGINNIVVNPADVPTMSKEKLRKTDAVDCGKLARELRSGTLKGIYVPDVATLEMRSLIRLRNRIVKDTTREKNRIKSFLRFHGIDIPEEFTRHSVGNWSKRFLAWLREVSLSTEYGRQALNIHIEQFVRLRGMLLEQTRILRALSRSEVLKEPIRLLASVPGIGITTAMSLAVEIDDIHRFSSADALASYIGLIPMCHSSGESQGDGNITVRKHAMLRCYIIEAAWIAIRKDPAMTLAYEGYRKRMNAQKAIVKVARKLVNRIFFVLKHGQEYVPCVVN; via the coding sequence ATGAACAGAGGACAAAGTAACAAATTAGATTTCAAAGGGCAAAATATTTACGTAGGAATCGACGCCCATTTGAAAAGTTGGTCGGTGGCAGTGTTATCCCAACATTCTGTTCTGAAGAAGTTCAGGCAGGATCCGAGTCCGGAATCGCTGCACAAGTTTTTGACAACCCATTATCCGGGAGCGGATTATCATTCGGTTTACGAAGCGGGATTCTGCGGGTTCTGGATACACGAGAATCTGACAGGATTAGGGATCAACAACATCGTTGTCAATCCGGCTGATGTGCCGACCATGAGCAAGGAGAAATTACGCAAGACCGACGCGGTTGATTGCGGGAAACTGGCCAGGGAATTACGGTCGGGAACATTAAAAGGCATTTACGTGCCGGATGTCGCCACCCTGGAAATGCGTTCTTTGATAAGGTTGAGAAACAGGATCGTAAAAGACACCACGAGGGAAAAGAACCGGATAAAGTCGTTCCTGCGATTTCACGGGATAGACATCCCGGAAGAATTTACACGTCATTCGGTGGGGAACTGGTCAAAGCGGTTTTTGGCATGGCTGCGCGAAGTGTCGCTTTCCACCGAATATGGGCGGCAGGCACTGAACATACACATAGAGCAGTTTGTACGCCTGCGCGGCATGCTTCTCGAACAAACGCGGATATTGCGCGCATTATCCCGCAGTGAAGTACTCAAGGAGCCGATACGCCTGCTTGCATCGGTTCCGGGAATAGGGATAACCACCGCCATGTCGTTGGCGGTCGAGATAGACGATATCCACCGGTTTTCCAGCGCCGACGCACTGGCTTCCTACATCGGACTGATTCCCATGTGCCACTCCAGCGGGGAAAGTCAGGGCGACGGCAACATCACGGTTCGCAAGCACGCGATGTTGCGCTGTTACATAATCGAGGCTGCATGGATAGCCATAAGGAAAGATCCGGCAATGACATTGGCCTATGAGGGATACCGTAAACGGATGAATGCCCAGAAGGCCATAGTCAAGGTAGCCCGTAAACTGGTGAACAGGATATTTTTCGTGCTCAAACATGGACAGGAATATGTGCCGTGCGTTGTCAATTAA
- a CDS encoding PGN_0703 family putative restriction endonuclease: MKNKVSEKPYHSEVGNERTGLHLNKDVFDEIDLGPQSESDNPFTAKARKLQSLWRVVNGLEIGVGPNKKSNNNGIPTKFGNIITDGEISGKNFYFPETFEYAKWRVQNRLKDETIDAYRLFNNLLSSMPMAFNLFHPLMMLKAEKPALVDLMIRSAFPTIPSIYRVQGIGLEFIPTPKENYTHDKSAMDAFIRYQDRGATTI; this comes from the coding sequence ATGAAAAATAAAGTTAGCGAAAAGCCTTATCATTCTGAGGTAGGCAATGAAAGGACAGGTTTACATTTGAATAAAGACGTATTTGATGAAATTGATTTAGGCCCACAATCTGAATCCGACAACCCATTTACAGCCAAGGCACGAAAACTTCAATCGTTGTGGAGAGTTGTAAATGGTTTAGAAATTGGTGTAGGACCCAATAAGAAATCAAATAATAATGGCATTCCAACCAAATTCGGAAATATAATTACCGACGGTGAGATAAGTGGCAAGAATTTCTATTTCCCCGAAACGTTTGAATATGCAAAATGGAGGGTTCAGAACAGACTTAAAGATGAAACTATTGATGCTTATCGGCTGTTTAACAACCTCCTTTCGAGCATGCCGATGGCGTTTAACCTGTTTCATCCGCTGATGATGCTTAAAGCGGAGAAACCTGCGCTGGTCGATCTGATGATCAGAAGTGCTTTTCCAACAATCCCATCCATTTACAGGGTGCAGGGAATCGGACTGGAGTTTATTCCAACACCTAAAGAGAACTATACCCATGACAAATCGGCTATGGATGCATTTATCCGGTATCAGGACAGGGGGGCAACAACTATTTGA
- a CDS encoding DUF3883 domain-containing protein, translating to MGYLKYIEESKQKVYNQTVATKIMDLVQKLRLSSNEHDQRRWIWELIQNAKDVAFENHPVSICVDLIENEDNEVIFRHNGKPFSIDNITFLIEQVSTKERNTESKEKNKPTGKFGTGFLTTHLLSETVEVDSVVKEEDLPYKKFSLLLDRSGREINDVIRSVNGSLKILRQLDDVQPYTHYKPKDFNTSFKYLLDDEGVETAKIGLEDLNLCVAYTLVFVPNIESVCINSETTFILQPEVAIEGNGVEIHTILKKITGKPSEEIHIATVSNENVTVAVEIKYEKNQIVVVEPNESLPRLFCDFPLIGTEDFIYPVVINSPFFNPTEERNGIYITDRSDNIIVENKKLLIEARDLYLNLLSYSATHNWQNLWVLANTKLPKSKEWVSKEWVSQQLLDPVRTQTLKIPLVDTILYDRIPIDCGEYNNLPKGAAVDFPKLSKKSLLPNLWSLCNNAYFILPIEKDYLNWAEIIWAERYFVGLENITTLIEKKGDIDQLAESLQKDESQTKKWLNDFYTLLDEEGEYIKNISGRTIFLNQNGKFKKKEDLIFEKEIISDTLKDIVNELGTDFREKLLDLEVNVQLAPNAFCNAEMVAGEITKLIRPRLAEIQRTPETKLIFKKLYLWFNQNAKQADEIFDFLYKNKHKLLDDEEIVSSIEKADFFDSLLALDANLSPERILELLELEELSKGFSIDKTYTPTEEQKRINFMNGWKGEAFVYKKLLEKEFNVTWVNKSDTTTSNEIIDFEGETHYIDDKMNKYDLEIKFPNGHNFFVQVKSTSTDISRADDIAMPISVREWNFINEKSDSDSYYLARVFNVSSSPEVYFMRVDKIETI from the coding sequence ATGGGGTACCTTAAATATATTGAAGAATCAAAACAAAAAGTTTATAACCAAACTGTAGCAACCAAAATAATGGATTTGGTTCAAAAGTTAAGATTGAGTTCAAATGAACACGACCAAAGGAGGTGGATTTGGGAGTTGATTCAGAATGCAAAAGATGTAGCTTTTGAGAATCATCCAGTCTCAATTTGTGTTGATTTAATTGAGAATGAAGACAACGAAGTGATATTTCGTCATAACGGAAAACCTTTTTCAATTGACAACATTACGTTTTTGATTGAGCAGGTTTCTACTAAAGAAAGAAATACAGAGTCAAAAGAAAAAAACAAGCCTACAGGAAAATTTGGTACGGGATTTTTAACCACACATCTTCTCTCTGAAACGGTTGAAGTAGATAGTGTGGTCAAGGAAGAAGATTTACCATATAAAAAATTTAGTCTTTTATTAGATAGAAGCGGTAGAGAGATAAATGATGTAATCCGATCTGTGAATGGATCACTTAAAATCTTGCGACAATTGGATGATGTGCAGCCCTATACGCACTACAAACCAAAAGATTTCAATACAAGTTTTAAGTATCTTTTAGATGATGAGGGAGTTGAAACTGCAAAAATAGGTTTGGAGGATTTGAACTTGTGCGTTGCCTATACCTTGGTTTTTGTTCCTAATATTGAATCTGTTTGCATAAATTCAGAGACAACCTTTATTTTACAACCAGAAGTAGCGATTGAAGGGAATGGTGTTGAAATACATACCATTCTAAAAAAAATCACTGGTAAACCTTCTGAAGAGATTCATATTGCAACAGTGTCAAATGAGAATGTTACAGTTGCAGTCGAAATAAAATACGAAAAGAATCAAATTGTTGTAGTTGAGCCGAATGAAAGTTTGCCTCGTTTATTTTGTGATTTTCCATTAATTGGGACCGAAGATTTCATTTATCCTGTTGTTATTAACAGTCCTTTTTTTAACCCTACAGAGGAGAGAAATGGTATTTATATTACCGATAGAAGTGACAATATAATAGTTGAAAACAAAAAACTACTTATTGAAGCGCGGGATCTATATTTGAATTTGTTATCTTATTCTGCAACTCACAATTGGCAAAATTTATGGGTACTTGCAAACACAAAACTTCCTAAATCCAAAGAGTGGGTTTCAAAAGAATGGGTTTCTCAACAACTATTAGATCCAGTACGTACTCAAACACTGAAAATACCATTGGTTGACACCATTTTATATGACCGTATTCCCATTGATTGTGGCGAATACAACAATTTGCCCAAAGGAGCAGCAGTTGATTTTCCGAAGCTCTCAAAAAAGTCGCTTTTACCGAATCTCTGGAGTCTGTGTAATAATGCTTATTTCATTCTTCCTATTGAAAAAGATTATCTGAATTGGGCTGAAATTATTTGGGCTGAAAGGTATTTTGTTGGTTTGGAAAACATAACTACACTCATTGAAAAAAAAGGAGATATCGATCAACTTGCCGAATCTCTTCAAAAAGATGAATCGCAAACTAAAAAATGGTTGAATGACTTTTACACTCTTTTGGATGAAGAGGGAGAATATATAAAAAATATATCAGGAAGGACAATCTTTCTTAATCAGAATGGGAAGTTCAAAAAGAAAGAAGATTTAATTTTTGAAAAAGAGATTATATCTGATACACTCAAAGATATTGTAAATGAACTTGGTACTGATTTCAGGGAAAAACTGCTGGATTTGGAAGTAAATGTACAATTAGCTCCAAATGCTTTTTGTAATGCGGAGATGGTTGCAGGAGAAATAACAAAACTGATACGACCCAGATTGGCAGAAATTCAACGTACTCCTGAAACGAAATTAATATTTAAGAAATTATATCTTTGGTTCAATCAAAATGCGAAACAAGCAGACGAGATATTCGATTTTTTATACAAAAACAAGCATAAGTTGTTGGACGACGAAGAGATTGTTTCGAGTATTGAAAAAGCGGATTTTTTTGACTCACTTTTAGCTTTGGACGCTAATCTATCGCCCGAAAGAATTCTCGAACTACTAGAATTGGAAGAATTGAGCAAAGGTTTTTCTATTGATAAAACATACACACCAACCGAAGAGCAAAAAAGAATTAATTTTATGAATGGTTGGAAAGGAGAAGCCTTTGTTTATAAAAAGCTCTTGGAAAAAGAATTCAATGTCACTTGGGTAAATAAATCCGATACTACTACAAGCAACGAGATTATCGATTTTGAAGGAGAAACACATTATATCGACGACAAGATGAATAAATATGATTTGGAAATAAAGTTCCCGAATGGGCATAACTTTTTTGTTCAGGTAAAATCGACCTCTACAGATATATCGCGTGCCGATGATATTGCAATGCCGATAAGTGTGCGTGAATGGAATTTCATAAACGAAAAATCGGATAGCGATTCCTATTATTTAGCTCGCGTATTTAATGTGAGTTCTTCGCCCGAAGTGTACTTTATGAGGGTAGATAAAATTGAAACTATTTAA